A genomic region of Choristoneura fumiferana chromosome 17, NRCan_CFum_1, whole genome shotgun sequence contains the following coding sequences:
- the LOC141436924 gene encoding uncharacterized protein isoform X1: protein MDEDLKRLVAARGQLKASITRMINYKRSLGDGPEAGTVDPIIIKQKRDRLAKIFTDYNESNLEIMMLDPADTENIQEIEDKVDELNGFFSSIIDNAMSNSSPRFSDSVPSSRDSAPSARNGVGFRLPRIQLHKFNGEVGGYQSFISLFISVIDTDKNLSSCEKLYYLKAHLEGEALTLINYLPLTAESYSIALDLLKQRYDNKRQLINHHISSIIESPPMQRTSAACIRNLVSSVKQHLGALTNLGAPTSHWDLVIIAILSKKIDQYTLRAYHLENQNNSELPQLNDFLTFLENRAAALEALGESSPVKRRSSLVSINNPKPVKTIKCLASRATAGITRRARPTKHPFRVHSCREAS from the exons ATGGACGAGGACTTGAAACGACTAGTAGCAGCCAGGGGGCAACTCAAAGCGTCTATAACGCGCATGATTAATTACAAACGAAGCTTGGGTGATGGGCCGGAGGCAGGTACAGTGGACCCTATAATTATCAAACAAAAAAGAGATCGACTCGCAAAAATTTTTACTGACTACAATGAGTCTAACTTAGAAATTATGATGTTAGATCCAGCTGACACCGAAAACATCCAAGAAATTGAAGACAAGGTGGATGAACTCAATGGGTTCTTCTCAAGCATCATTGATAACGCGATGTCGAACTCTTCGCCGCGTTTTTCCGATTCTGTGCCTTCCTCTCGTGATTCTGCTCCATCTGCCCGAAATGGAGTAGGATTTCGCCTTCCGCGCATCCAATTGCACAAATTTAATGGCGAGGTAGGTGGTTACCAGagctttatttcactttttatcAGTGTCATTGATACTGACAAAAATTTAAGCAGTTGTGAAaagctttattatttaaaggCACATTTAGAAGGTGAAGCCTTAACGCTCATTAACTATTTGCCACTTACGGCAGAGAGCTATTCTATCGCCCTTGATCTTTTAAAGCAACGCTATGATAATAAAAGGCAATTGATAAATCATCACATTTCCTCGATCATTGAATCACCTCCCATGCAAAGAACTTCTGCTGCTTGCATCCGCAATCTGGTTTCTAGCGTTAAACAGCATCTGGGTGCTTTGACAAATTTAGGTGCTCCAACTTCGCACTGGGATTTAgttattattgcaattttaagtaaaaagatTGACCAGTACACACTGAGAGCTTACCATTTGGAGAACCAGAATAATAGTGAATTGCCTCAACTTAATGACTTCTTAACCTTTTTAGAAAACCGTGCCGCAGCTCTGGAAGCCTTGGGAGAGAGTTCACCTGTAAAGCGTCGTTCTAGTTTAGTTTCAATTAACAATCCTAAGCCTGTCAAAACTATTAAAT GTCTTGCTTCGCGAGCAACTGCCGGTATCACCAGGCGGGCTCGTCCTACAAAACACCCGTTTCGGGTACATAGCTGCCGGGAAGCTTCCTGA
- the LOC141436924 gene encoding uncharacterized protein isoform X2, with amino-acid sequence MDEDLKRLVAARGQLKASITRMINYKRSLGDGPEAGTVDPIIIKQKRDRLAKIFTDYNESNLEIMMLDPADTENIQEIEDKVDELNGFFSSIIDNAMSNSSPRFSDSVPSSRDSAPSARNGVGFRLPRIQLHKFNGEKTVPQLWKPWERVHL; translated from the exons ATGGACGAGGACTTGAAACGACTAGTAGCAGCCAGGGGGCAACTCAAAGCGTCTATAACGCGCATGATTAATTACAAACGAAGCTTGGGTGATGGGCCGGAGGCAGGTACAGTGGACCCTATAATTATCAAACAAAAAAGAGATCGACTCGCAAAAATTTTTACTGACTACAATGAGTCTAACTTAGAAATTATGATGTTAGATCCAGCTGACACCGAAAACATCCAAGAAATTGAAGACAAGGTGGATGAACTCAATGGGTTCTTCTCAAGCATCATTGATAACGCGATGTCGAACTCTTCGCCGCGTTTTTCCGATTCTGTGCCTTCCTCTCGTGATTCTGCTCCATCTGCCCGAAATGGAGTAGGATTTCGCCTTCCGCGCATCCAATTGCACAAATTTAATGGCGAG AAAACCGTGCCGCAGCTCTGGAAGCCTTGGGAGAGAGTTCACCTGTAA